CAGAATGGTAATTTCATCGCACAGCTGGAAAATTTCTTCCATCTTATGCGAGATATATACGATGCCGCAGCCACGATCTTTTAACTTACGGATAATGGTGAACAGATGATTAACTTCTTTTTCCGTCAACGACGACGTTGGCTCATCCATAATAACGATTTTGGCGTCATAGGAGAAAGCTTTGGCAATTTCAATCATCTGCATTTGCGAGACGGAAAGATTGGCCACTTTGTCGCGTGGATCAATATCAATATCCAGCTCTTCAAAGATCGCTTTCGTATCGCGATACATTTTATCCTGATCAACAAACACACCTTTGCGCGGATAGCGGCCCAGCCACATGTTATCCATGACGCTGCGTTGCAGAACCAGGTTTAATTCCTGATGCACCATCGACACGCCGTTTTCCAGCGCCTCTTTGGAGCTTTTGTAATCAATTTCTTCACCCTGAAACAGGATGCTCCCCGTATCCTTTTTATAAATCCCAAACAGGCATTTTAATAATGTGGATTTCCCGGCACCGTTTTCACCCATTAATGCATGAACCGAGTGGGGGCGCACTTTTAAATTCACATTATCTAAGGCTTTAACCCCTGGAAATGATTTTGAGACATTCGTCATCTCCAGCAGATATTCACGCTGTGTGGTCGGATTATCACTGGCCATAATTTACCTGGCTAAAAAAAGCGTTGGTCAGATGCAATAAGGCGCGGCGAAACGCCGCGCCCGGGACGGATTACTTCACAAACTGAGACAGATTATCTTTATCTACCGGTACGTAAGGAACGCGGACGATCTTATCAACCATCTTGAAGTTGGTGCCTTCGGTAGCAGGTTTGCCGTCAGCCAGGTTTTTCGCCATATCCAGCGTGGCTTTGGCCTGGTTTTCCGCATCGTTCAGCACCGTACCGGCCAACGCGCCAGATTTGATCAGCGCCAGCGCTTCCGGCAGGGCGTCAACACCAAACACCGGGATAGAGGTCATGTTGTGCGCTTTCAGCGCTTCAACCGCACCCATCGCCATCGCATCGTTGTTGGCGATCACCACTTCGATTTTCTTCGAGTTCGGGCCAGACAACCAGGCGTCCATCTTATCTTTCGCCTGCGCGGTATCCCACATCGCCGTATCCATCGCTAACTGCTGGGTTTTGATACCGTCTTTGTTCAGCGTATCGATAACGTATTTAGTACGGGCTTCCGCATCCGGATGGCCCGGCTCGCCTTTCAGCAGGACATACTGAATTTCGCCGTCTTTGTTCAGATCCCAGGCCGGGGTCGCTTTCCAGTGCTTCTCAATCAATTTGCCCTGGATAACGCCAGATTCTTTGGAGTCAGTCCCTACGTAGTAGGCTTTGTCATAGCTGGCCAGCACTTTAGCGTTCGGTTCTTTGTTGAAGAACACCACCGGCACATCGTTCGCTTTCGCTTTATCAATCACCACTGCGGCAGCCGCCGGGTCCACCAGGTTGATTGCCAGTGCTTTCACGCCTTTGGCCATCAGTACGTCAATCTGATCGTTCTGTTTTGACTGGTCATTCTGCGAGTCATTCATCAGCAGCTGTACGCCGCCCACTTTCTTCGCTTCGCTCTCAATGTCCTTACGCACCATGGACATAAAGTTGTCGTCATATTTGTAGATGGTGACGCCAATTCGGGTATCGGCGGCATGTGCAGTCGCACCAAACATCATGCTGGCAACCAGTGCTGTGAGCGTGAAAACCTTCTTATTCATGGTATCTCCGGTTTTTTTATGCAGGGTATTTCATCGCGCCGTGCTGCTCTGCGGCAGACAACGCAGTCGGTTGAAACTCTCTGATGGGTGGTTGCGTTACGCTTAAGCCGAACCCCACCGTTTTCCTGACTTCCCTGTACGTAACCGCTTCCTGAAGAATGTTGTGAACCATTTCAATCGGCTGCTGAAACCATACCGGGGAAGGAAAACCCGGCGTTACATAATGTTTCAGTCCGGTAAGACGCTGCCATCATAGTGAGCGCCATGTTAATTAACTGTGAATACAATCACAGATTGAAAACGGTTACACAGGCCCATCGCCTGAATTAGTGACGGACTCCACATTTTGCCGCTGGGCCACGGAATGGCGACGTACCAGCGTGGGCATAAAGCAATGGGTGGCGTTGTGATCAAGCTCACCGGCTGCGCCTTTCAGCGCCAACTCAGTCGCCAGTTTTGCCATAGAAACAATGGGATAGCGCACAGTTGTCAATTGCGGATCGGTATAGCGTGAGATGGGAATGTCATCGAAACCGATGACGGAGAAATGCTGTGGCACCTGGATGCCATTGTCCTTCAGGGCCGTGAGCGCACCGGCGGCCATGCCGTCGTTATAGGAAAAAACGGCGGTTAAATGTTGGTTACGGCCAAGTAACTCCACCATGGCCGCTTCACCGCCTTGCATATCAGGCTCCGCCTGCGCGATCCAGCTTTCCGGTGGGCGTATCCCCTGCTCTGCCAGCGCCTGTAACCAGCCTTCACGGCGCTGGGCGACATCTTCAATCGGATGGCTGGAGCTGAGAAAACCAATGCGTTGGTGGCCCTGTTGTAACAGCATGCGCGTGGCGACCAGCGCACCGGTCACATTATCGAGGCAGACGCAACGGTCTTCATAGCCCGGAATCGTGCGATTAATCAACACCATACCCGGAACTTGTTCGAGAAATTGCGCCAGCTCAGCGTCTGAAAGCGTTTTCGCGTGCACCACCAGCGCGTTACAACGCTGGCGGATCAATACCTCAATGGCATGACGCTCTTTCTCTTCCTGATGCCAGGAATTGCTAATCAGCACGTGTTTGTGCATGCGCTGGGCGACGGTATCCACCGATTTCACCAGCGCGCCAAAGAAGGGATCGGACACGTCCATAACGACCACGCCGATGGTATCACTGACCTGCGTTGCCAACGCCTGAGCGTTCGCGTTGGGCCGATAGCCCAGGGTTTCCACCGCTTGTAGGACGGCGTCGCGGGTATCTGGCGTAACGGCACTGCTGTTATTGAGCACTCGTGAGACGGTGGCTACCGACACACCGGCCTGACGGGCGACATCACGAATCGTTATCATGCAGCTGTTCCACAGAGGAGAAAATGCGCCTGGTGCGCGTAACGGCGCTATTCTGTCAGGGCATTAGTGGGCACAGCGTGAATCACGTCACACGGATGAAAACGGTTACATACAATTCTGCAACCTTTGTGATGGCCGTCATTATCTTTACGAGATCGCGTTACTTGATTTCCCGGCGGCCAGGGCGGTCAGTTTGCGCCATAACCACTCCATCGGCCCCTGGCGGAACGCACGAAGCCACAGAACGGAAAACAGGATATTAACCAGCCAGATAGCCGGGACGAAGGCGAGTAAATGCAGGCGGTCAAACTTCATAAACCAACCGAAACGGTAGAACAACGTGGTGCAGATCAGCGTCTGGAGCAGGTAATTGCTGAGCGCCATGCGCCCGACACATTGAATGGCGAAGCTGAGACGCGTGCGGGCGATTTGCGGCCAAAAGCCGAGGCAGAGTGCCGCATAGCCGAGGCTGATAAACGGGCTGGCCACATCACGCGGCACCTGTAAATAAAAGCCGCTCCAGATAAATTCCCAGCCCAGATGCCACTGTGCGATGATGCCGGGAATGGCTATCAGCCAGCCGACACTGAGCAGGATCACCGCAGCACGCCGATAATGCTGCACGCTAAACTGGCCGCTCAGCCAGCCACTGCGCATCAGCGCCGCACCGATCAGCATTAACCCCGCCAACTGCCAACCGTATTGCGACGCCAACGCCATCAGGCTGGATGACAGATGATCAAGCCGGTTTTGCACCGTCTCCCAGCCGCCCAGCAGTTTCCAGTACCGTTCATATTGCAGATCGGCCGCTCCGGGCAACCAGGAACGGCTGGGCTGTGGCGTGGAAATCGCGCCAAACACCAGCAGCACGCCACAGCCGACCAGATAGAGCAGTACGCCGGTTTGGAGCAAGGCGCGCTCCGATGGCACTTCGCGCAACATCCGCCAGATAATCAGCCCGACCAGGCCATAATCCAGCAGGATATCCCCTTCCCAGAAAAACACCGCGTGAATAAACCCCAGCAGCACCAATAGCGATAAACGCGAGGTTATCCAGCGACTGCCGCGTGGGATTTGCAGATGCAGGCCCGCACCAAACAGCAACGCAAACAGCGTGAGGAATTTGAGCTGTGCCAGCCCGTCCATGATCGCCCAGGTCCAGGCGTCAGATAGCGATATCTCACCCTGCCAGGCCGGGTTGAGGTAGGCAGCCGACGGCAAACCGAAACCCACAATATTGAGCAACAGAATGCCCAGAATGGCGCAACCACGAATGAAATCCAGCGCGAGATAGCGTTGCATCCGGTGTCCTGAGAGAGAAATGAAAACTGGCGGCAAAAGCCGCCCAAATTAATTTAGTTGTGACGTACCGCGCGCAGAAACTCCTGGCGGGTATTCTGGCTGGATTTGAACAAACCACCCAGAGATGTGGTGGTGGTGGCGCTGGTCGCATCCTTGACGCCGCGCGCTTTCACGCAGTAATGCACCGCATCGATCGATACCGCCACGTTGTTGGTACCGAGCAGGGTTTGCAGCGCCACCAATACCTGCTGGGTCAGGCGCTCCTGCACCTGCGGACGCTGGGCAAAGAACTGCACGATACGGTTGATTTTCGACAGGCCAATCACCTTATCTTTCGGGATGTAAGCCACGGTGGCTTTCCCGTCGATAATCACAAAATGATGTTCGCAGGTGCTGGTCAGCGTGATATCGCGCACCGTCACCATTTCATCGACCTTCATCTTGTTTTCGATAACGGTGATTTTCGGGAAATTGGCATAGTCGAGACCTGAAAAAATTTCATCCACATACATTTTGGCAATGCGATGTGGCGTCTCCATCAGGCTGTCATCTTCCAGGTCAAGATTCAGCAGCTGCATAATTTCGGTCATATGACCGGCGATCTGACGCTTACGGGTTTCGTCGTCCATCTCGCGCACCGGGGCGCGTAACGGCGTTTCCAGGCCACGCGCCAGCAGCGCTTCATGAACCAGGGCGGCTTCCTGACTTAAGGTGCTCATCGTACTCTTCTCCGGCAGGTGATGCGCCCGCAGGTGGGAGCCTGCGGGGGAAATTCTGAGCGCGTATTGTGAAACACTCCGCGCCCTTAATCCAGCAATCAATCCGATTGGAGATGAAAGCTTTTCATGGAGCCGCACGACGCAGGACCAGTGCCCCGGCCAACAGTAGGCCCGCGCCGGCGACCCATAACGCCGGTTCGAGTTGATGCCACAGCAGCGAGGAGATCCACGACAACAGTGGCCCGCCGAGTTGCCCGACGGCGTAACCGGTGGTCAGCAATCCAGCCAGATAGCGCGTATGCTGCGGTGCCAGCTCACGGCCATACTGTAACGCCAGCTGCACCACGCACAGGAAACCGCCACCAATGAGCGCAGCACCGATCATCAGGCCATTCAGTCCTGGCATCACACTGGCCGCGATCACCCCCAGCGCCTGCGCCCAGAGCACCAGTGCCAGGCGGATATGGCTGCTGCCCCAGTGACGGGTCACTATGCCCAGCACAATGCCGATCACCGCCGCACCGCCAAACACCGGCCAGACAAACTGTGCAAACGCGCTGTGCGGAAAACGGGCGGCCGCCATTTGCGATAAAAAGGTCGCGGGCAGAATATAACCAAACCCGGCGAGGCTGTAGCTCAACACCAGGCGCTTCAGGTTGCCATTCAGGATCAGCGGTGCGGGTGCCTGATCGGGGCGATGCAGCTGACCTTTACGCGGTAAAAAACGGGCGATGGCGGCAATCAATACCAGCGCCAGCAGACCATAAGCGCCCCATGCCAGGGCGGCACTGGCACCGCTGGCATGCAGCACAACCGCCAGCATACCGCTGAGGAAAATGCCGGTGCCCGGCCCGGCAAAGACCGCGGCTGACAACCCCGGACGGCCATGATGCAGCAGTTGCTCATTGCTCCACGCCGCCACCAGCACCATCGCCCAGCCGCTGGCGCAGCCAATCAGGAAACGGATCAGGCCATGTAACCACGGCCCACTGACACCCGCGGAGAGCAACGTCAGCACCACTGCGCCCCACACCCCCATCTGCAAGCGCCACTCAACGCGGCTGCGGGCACGCATCGCATCAAAGGAACCGCACAGATAACCCAGGTAGTTCAGCGCGGCCACCAGACTGGCGCTGGTGAGCGTCAGTTGATGATCCTGAATCATCAACGGTACCTGCGGGGTGAAGGCAAATCGCCCAATCCCCATAGCAACCACTAAACTTAAGAATGCGCTGAGCGCGACGCGAAATGGCATAACCAACCCCTGATATTGTTTTATCACTTGCTTCAAGCATGCGCGATGTTTAAACTCACGAAAAGTGAATAATATTAACTAAGTTGTTTACGAGAAGAGAATATGGATTTAGTCCAGTTACGCATGTTCTGTTCTGTGGCCGAAACCGGCTCGCTGGTTCGCGCGGCGGAGCAACTGCACCGTGTCCCCTCCAACCTCACTACCCGTCTGCGTCAGCTGGAGGAAGAGTTGGGCGTGGACCTGTTTATCCGCGAGAAACAACGTATCCGTTTGTCGCCGATGGGCCACAACTTTCTGAATTACGCCCAGCGTATTCTGGCGTTGAGCGACGAGGCGATGAGTATGACACGCGCAGGCGAACCCGGTGGCAATTTTGCCCTCGGTTCGATGGAAAGCACCGCCGCGACCCGTCTGCCAGGTCTGCTGGCGGCCTATCATCAGCGTTTTCCTGCGGTGGCGCTGTCGCTGATCACCGGCACTTCGGGTGAGATCATCGATAAAGTGCGCGAAGGCACGCTGGCCGCCGCGCTGGTAGATGGCCCGGTCACCCACGATGATTTAAACGGCTGCATCGCCTTTCGCGAAGAGATGGTGCTGATCACCAGCCTTGAACACAAACCGATTATCAATGCCCGAGACACTCAGGGCGATACGCTGTTTGCCTTCCGCAACAGTTGTTCGTATCGCGTCAAACTTGAATCCTGGTATCGCGACAGCCAAACCGCGCCGGATAGCGTGATGGAAATCCAGTCTTATCACGCGATGATGGCCTGTGTGGCTGGGGGGGCCGGAGTGGCGATGATCCCGGCGTCGGTACTGCATCAAATGCCCGGTAAAGTTCGGGTGCAGGAACACGCCCTACCACCAGAATATCGCGACACCGCCACCTGGCTGATGTGGCGACGTGATGCTTTCACCCCCAATGTGGAAGCGTTGAAGTATTTGATTATTGAACAATTTGACGACCGGCCGCTGAATGATGAGTTGATGCATCCTTTGCATGCAGCCGAGTAATTTTAACCGTTATCACGACCAACGGGCCGTCTGTCTGGCCCGCATCTTTACAGGAAGAGGAATTGCATGAACATGATTAAAACCCGTGCCGCCGTTGCCTGGGCAGCTGGTGAACCGCTGAAAATCGAAGAAGTGGATCTGATGCCGCCACAGAAAGGCGAAGTGCTGGTACGCATCGTGGCGACCGGTGTCTGCCATACCGATGCCTACACCCTGTCGGGTAAAGATCCGGAAGGTGTGTTCCCGGCGATCCTCGGCCATGAAGGCGGCGGTGTGGTCGAAGCGGTTGGCGAGGGTGTAACCAGCGTGGCCGTGGGTGATCACGTGATCCCGTTGTACACCCCGGAGTGCGGCAAATGTAAGTTCTGTCTGTCGGGCAAAACCAACCTGTGCCAGGCGATCCGCGCCACCCAGGGTAAAGGTTTGATGCCGGATGGCACCACCCGTTTCTTTAAAGACGGCCAGCCGATTTTCCACTACATGGGCACCTCAACCTTCTCTGAGTACACCGTGGTGCCGGAAATTTCGCTGGCGAAAATCAGCAAAGAAGCGCCGCTGGAAGAAGTGTGCCTGCTGGGCTGTGGCGTCACCACCGGTATGGGCGCAGTGATGAACACCGCCAAAGTGAAAGAAGGCGATACCGTGGCGATCTTCGGTCTGGGTGGCATCGGTCTGTCGGCCATTATCGGTGCGAAGATGGCAAAAGCCGGACGCATTATCGGTATCGATCTCAACACCAGCAAGTTTGATCTGGCACGCAAGTTGGGTGCGACCGATCTGATCAACCCGAAAGATTATGACAAGCCGATCCAGGATGTGATTGTTGAGCTGACGGATGGCGGCGTGGATTACTCCTTCGAGTGTATCGGCAACGTCAACGTAATGCGTTCCGCGCTGGAATGCTGCCACAAAGGCTGGGGCGAATCCGTGATTATTGGTGTAGCTGGTGCCGGTGAAGAGATCTCCACCCGTCCGTTCCAACTGGTGACCGGTCGCGTATGGCGTGGTTCCGCGTTCGGCGGCGTGAAAGGCCGTAGCCAACTGCCGGGTATCGTGCAGGATTACCTCGACGGTAAATTCGCACTCAACGATTTCATCACCCACACCATGCCGCTGGAAGAGATTAACGACGCCTTTGACTTGATGCACGAAGGAAAATCCATCCGCTCGGTGGTGCACTTCAACAAATAAGCAGGAGGCGTTATGGCATCCACTCTGGAATTGTTGGAAGAACATCGCATGTTTGGCGGCTGGCAACAGCGCTGGCGGCATCATTCAGCGGTGCTGAACTGCCCGATGATCTTCAGCATTTTTTTGCCGCCGCCGAAAGACGACACCCCGCCGCCGGTGGTGTGGTTCCTCGCCGGATTGACCTGTACCGACGAGAACTTCACCACTAAAGCGGGTGCGCAGCGCGTGGCGGCGCAGTTGGGTCTGGTGTTGATTATGCCGGACACCAGCCCGCGCGGTGACGATGTGGCGAATGACAGTGCTTACGATCTGGGCCAGGGGGCAGGATTCTATCTCAACGCCACCCAGCAGCCGTGGGCGGCGCATTACCGGATGTTCGATTACCTTAGTGCGGAGTTACCGGCGCTGGTCGCCGATAATTTCAAGCTCAGCGAGCGTCAGTCGATCATGGGGCATTCGATGGGGGGCCACGGTGCCTTACTGCTGGCATTGCGCCTTGGCGGTCGTTTCTCATCGGTTTCCGCTTTTGCGCCGATCGTCAATCCGACGGAAGTGCCGTGGGGACAGAAGGCGTTCAGCGCTTATCTGGGAGAGGACCGTGCGGCATGGCGTGAGTACGATAGCTGTCTGTTGATGAGTGAGGTGGAAAATCGTCTGCCGATCCTGATCGATCAGGGTGACAGCGATCAGTTCCTCGCCGATCAGCTGCGTCCGGAACGTCTGGCAGAGGTGGCACGTGAGCAGGGTTTCCCGCTGGAGTTACGTATCCAACCGGGCTATGACCATAGCTACTTCTTTATCGCCAGCTTTGTTGAAGACCATCTGCGTTTTCACGCGAAGCATCTGCTGGTGTAACTGACAAAACCTACACGTAGCGGCGCCATTAATCGCGCCGTTACGCATTACTCAGACGATCGACTCAGCGACCAGCCCATCAATCATCACCTGTGGCATCCCGCGCGAACAGCATTCAATCCGTCCACGCACGCCATAAACCTGCGCCAGCGTCTCCGGGGTAATCACCTGCACCGGTTCGCCGTCGGCCAACAGGTTGCCATCCTTCAGCATCAGCGCATGATCAGCGTGACGTAGCGCGATGTTGATATCATGCACCACCACCACGGTCACGATATTGCGCAACCGCGTTTCGCGGCGCACCAAATCCATCACGTGGAATTGGTAGTTAAGATCCAGCGCGCTCAGCGGCTCATCCAGCAACAACAACTCCGGACGACGAATCAGCGACTGTGCCAGGCCGACCAACTGCTTTTGCCCGCCCGAAAGCTGATCGAGATAACGCATCGCCAGATGCGCGATGCCCAATTGGTCCAGCAGATGCATGATTTCCGCTTCGCTGGCTGCGCTGTGCAGGCCACCCGAGGCGCGCTGCGCCACAATGATCGACTCCAGCACATGCAGATGCACCCCGGCGGGAAGGGTTTGCGGCAGATACACCACACGCTGAGCGCGGCGGGCAAACGGCTGCGTCATCAGCTCTTCCCCATTCAGCCACAGCTCACCCTCGCCTTTGCTCAGCCCTGCCAATGCACGCAGCAGCGTCGATTTGCCGCAACCATTTGGCCCTAACAACACGGTGATTTTGCCGCGTGGCAGCTGTGGCACGTTGAGGTCTTCAATGACTTTACGTTTGGGGTAACCCGCATAAAAGTGGCTGAGACGTAATCCTTGCTCCATCACACATTCCCCCGGTGACGCAAAATAATACTCAGGAAGAACGGCACGCCAACCAGCGAGGTCACGATGCCAACCGGAATGATGACACCGGGGATCAGGTTTTTCGATGCCACAGAAGCCAACGACAGCACCAGCGCGCCGGTCAGGGCACTGGCAGGCAGATAATAACGATGGTCTTCACCGAACATCATACGCGCGATATGCGGTGCCACCAGGCCGATAAAGCCAATCGGCCCGACAAACGCCACCGCCAGCGCGGAAAGGATACTGATGCGCAGCAGCGTCGCGAGGCGCAGACGACGCACGTCGATACCAAAGCTGATGGCACGATCTTCGCCGAGGCGCAGCGCGGTCAGCTTCCAGCTACTGAGCATTGAGAAAGGCAGCAGAATGGCAAATGCGGCGGTCAGCACCCCCAGTTTTTCCCAGGAGGCGCGCGCCAGGCTGCCCATCGTCCAGAACACCAATCCCTGGAGCGTGTCTTCGCTGGCGATAAACTGCATCATCGACACCAGCGCATTAAAGGTGAATACCAGCGCGATACCAAACAACACCACGCCCGAGGTGGAAACCCGTGTCCAGCGCGTAACGCCATCCAGCATCAGGGCGGCAAACAGCGCGAAGATAAAGGCATTTGCCGAGATAAACCATTGGTCTGGCACACCGGGAATACCAATGCCGAGAATAATCGCCAGCGCCGCGCCAAACGCAGCCGCAGAAGAGACGCCAAGGGTAAAGGGGCTGGCAAGGGGGTTATTCAGGATCGTTTGCATTTCCGCACCGGCAAGACCGAGCGAGAAGCCCACCACAATCGCCATCAGCGCATAAGGCAGGCGAATATCCCAGACAATCACCCGTGTCCCCGCATCAACGCTGTCAGGTTGCGTCAGGGTTTGCCACAGGGTGTCTAATGAAAGACCGGCCGGGCCGAGGGTAAAGTCGAGAATTAATGATGCCAGAATCGCCAGCACCAGTACGCCAATCAGCAACATCCGCTGGCGCAGCACCTGGCGATAGCGCGCCATGGTATCGATATCGTTGCTGTTTTCCGCCACCAGCGCGGCTTCCGTGGTACGCATTGATCTACCTGTTCCCCGTTGCAATCATAACGGCTGCCACAATAGAGCAGGTGATAATAATTATCAATTTTATCTCTGTTACAAAGCGGCAAAAAAAAAGCGCGGACATTGCCGCGCTTTTCTCTTTATTACCGTCACTCTTTAAAGGTTGGGAAATCCATTTCGCTGTATTTCACCAAACGGGTGCCGCGCACCAACTTATAACCCAACCAAATCACCAGGAACAGCGGGATACCGATATAGGTTGCCGCCACGCCGTACCAGTCAATACGGTCCGCGAGGAAGGCCTGATAGTTCTGCCCGAGGGTAATAATCAGACACAGGACAAAAGCAAAAATCGGTCCGATTGGGAAGAAGCCTGAGCGATACGGTAAATCCGCCAAATCCCTGCCCTGCGCCATATAGCCGCGACGGAAACGGTAGTGGCTGATGGCAATCCCCAGCCAGGCGATAAAGCCAGTCATGCCCGAGGTGTTCAACAACCACAGATAGACTTCCTGGTTGCCAAATTTCGAGGTCAGGAAGCACAGCCCGGCAACCACGGTGGTGGCGTACAGCGCGTTACGCGGCACCCCGCCTTTTGACAGTTTGGCAAAAATACGCGGGGCTTTGCCTTCGCGCGCCAGGTTGAACAGCATACGGGTGGAGGCATACATACCTGAATTACCCGCCGACAGCACCGCCGTCAGGATCACCGCATTCATCACCGCCGCTGCCGACAACAAACCGGCATTCTGGAACACCAGGGTGAACGGGCTGATGCTGATATCGGTGATGTCATTGTGCAGCAGCTTAGGATCGGTATACGGCAGAATCAGGCTGATGATCAGAATGGCGAACACATAGAACAGCAGAATACGCCAGAACACCTGACGCACCGCACGCGGGATGTTCTTCGCCGGATCTTCCGATTCACCTGCGGCGATACCGATCAGTTCGGTGCCCTGGAAGGAGAAACCGACAATCATCGCCACACCAATCATCGCGGCAAAACCACCGGCAAAGGGCGCATCCCCTACGGTCCAGTTATGCCAGCCAGCATTTTCCGCACCGCGCATAATGCCGACGATCATCAGCACACCGATCACGATAAAGATGATGACGGTAGCGACTTTAATCAGCGAGAACCAGTATTCCGCTTCACCAAAACCTTTGACCGAGATGTAGTTGAGCAGGAACATCAGGCCAAGGAACAGCGCACTCCAGATCCACCCTGG
The DNA window shown above is from Pantoea sp. At-9b and carries:
- a CDS encoding iron ABC transporter permease; this translates as MRTTEAALVAENSNDIDTMARYRQVLRQRMLLIGVLVLAILASLILDFTLGPAGLSLDTLWQTLTQPDSVDAGTRVIVWDIRLPYALMAIVVGFSLGLAGAEMQTILNNPLASPFTLGVSSAAAFGAALAIILGIGIPGVPDQWFISANAFIFALFAALMLDGVTRWTRVSTSGVVLFGIALVFTFNALVSMMQFIASEDTLQGLVFWTMGSLARASWEKLGVLTAAFAILLPFSMLSSWKLTALRLGEDRAISFGIDVRRLRLATLLRISILSALAVAFVGPIGFIGLVAPHIARMMFGEDHRYYLPASALTGALVLSLASVASKNLIPGVIIPVGIVTSLVGVPFFLSIILRHRGNV
- a CDS encoding amino acid permease, translated to MHNDSKTTQQPGLRRELKARHLTMIAIGGSIGTGLFVASGATISQAGPGGALLSYALIGLMVYFLMTSLGELAAFMPVSGSFATYGAKYVEEGFGFALGWNYWYNWAVTIAVDLVASQLVMNYWFPDTPGWIWSALFLGLMFLLNYISVKGFGEAEYWFSLIKVATVIIFIVIGVLMIVGIMRGAENAGWHNWTVGDAPFAGGFAAMIGVAMIVGFSFQGTELIGIAAGESEDPAKNIPRAVRQVFWRILLFYVFAILIISLILPYTDPKLLHNDITDISISPFTLVFQNAGLLSAAAVMNAVILTAVLSAGNSGMYASTRMLFNLAREGKAPRIFAKLSKGGVPRNALYATTVVAGLCFLTSKFGNQEVYLWLLNTSGMTGFIAWLGIAISHYRFRRGYMAQGRDLADLPYRSGFFPIGPIFAFVLCLIITLGQNYQAFLADRIDWYGVAATYIGIPLFLVIWLGYKLVRGTRLVKYSEMDFPTFKE